TGGAAAGATGGCCAGATTTGCAGTTTCTTGTAAAAAATATGGGTAAATTACAACTCTTACCACCTAGCAGTATCCCACTTTACAAGAAAAGGGGATTGTGGTTAAAACTGCTACGAAATTAATGAAGTTTGGACTGTTTCTTGTTTTCAGGAGGTTCAGGTCAGGGGatgaaggaaggagaaagaaaccaGCCCTGTGGGGGATGAAGTTGGCCATGCCCAGAATCTGCTGCTTCAGTAGTTTTCCAGCACTCTTCACAAAGCTCAGTTCAGTGGTTTTTCTCTGTCTGCGGTGGTGGAAcaggttgggcttttttttttgtgtgtggttttgattgaaaaaaaataatcttataaaCAAAGACAGTGCGATGAAGCAGAAATCTCTACCTGGGCACACCCTCTCATTGAGGTGGGTAAATAAACaccttttctgtatgtgttttcaGCTCTCGTTCCTCACATTCAAACTCCACCCATTCTACCAGTCACCCCCAAAAGAATTAGCAGGTCTCCTGGCACATGtataaaaccaggacaggtcaGGGCAACCCCTCACATAGTGTGATATATGTTGCCAGGTGTTTAATTTTCCTGAAGCCAAGGACTGTTAACCGCTGTCAGAAGCCACAATGTCGGGTAAAAACTTCCAGGGACTGAAGGAACAGGCTGAAGGTGCAGCAAAAGATGCTGGTAAGAAACACGAAATATGCTTGTGTAATTGTGGGGGGGCTTTGCTGGTCCTTTCATTTACAGAAACTACAATCGGAAGTTGCACTACTAGCTTCATCGGTGCTACCAGGACAcaactttcccttttctttctattCCCGAGGCCCAAGTTTTGGACATCGCCTGGAGAAGGCCCCACACTGGACACTTCTCTCAGCTCCATGTGGGCAACCACCTCCAGCCACCCAGAGgtcccgcagcagctgctgagcatTGTCCAACCCTTATCACTCCCCAAACAGGGCTTTAAACCTAGTGGTTTTAGAGCACTGAAGCCTGTTTGAGAAGTAATAACCTTTTTAATCTAACATTTACATTGCCAGGGTGGACTTTTCTCATGCTCTGCAGGAGTTTTTATACTGTTCTAAGAAGTTGGAGTTTTGATTAATGTTTGCTACTTGGCCTGATTATCAAAGCCTTCTGGTAATAACTGTATTGGTTGCAATTGACTGTTTGTAATAAGTAGCACAAGTATGTTTCTGTTGTCTTCTTCTCTAGCAGTAAGCGCCAGACTTTGCatggtttaaaaaaatccatgccCACATTTCTGTTGTAGCTCTTCCAATGTTGTAGGGCCAAGTCCTGTATTATTATTAGCCCTGTGCATTGGAAAACAATTTTTCAATGCAAAGTATAACAACTTTTCCTTCAAATTAAAACTTTTGATATGTGTAGAGCTGCTGCCAGCATTTTATAATATATTCCTTACAGTAATTGTACGTAGCCCATTCCTAGCAGGGTATGATTTGTATCGGTCCTGGTTTCTGATCCTACAAACACTTTGTTGTATAGCCAAAATACGTGAGTAACCTCACTGATTTCTCCAGAGTTACAGTAAGTTTCCATCCACCTGGGAACAAATGTGTAGTAGACTGAGAAACAAGATAGTACACCTTCCTGGAAAACAAAATAGCCCTTGCTGCCTCCTGAATATATTAGTGCCATTGAGGGGTCACTACTTTCTAGCAAAAGTGATAGGATGGCTATCACTCTATTGTAAGCTATCAGACATTTTACAATCACATGGCATCTCACTTTTTTAATGCTTTGTATCATGGAGTTTGATCCCTTACATTTTTAGATTctgctcctcttcttcttctgtttATATAATATCTTGTTCGTAAAATATCCTTGTTCTTGTTCTGCTCTGTTTTATGTTTTTGCTCTCTTTTTGGGAAAGGCATTACTCCTAAACTGCCCGCAAAGAAAATGCATGCTAGATGACCaaacttctccaagcagaataagctagaaaaataaataaaagcaggtgTAGTGTAAGATAAGTAAAGTACAGCTAGATGTCATAATTCAAACTCACCACTAATCTTTGcttctttatctcctttttattttatcttcttaTCTGTCATTGATTTGCTTGGCTGACTGTAGGTGCCAGGTGAATGCTAATCTCTGAGCAAGCTGTTCTGGCAATACATGTCATTCCCAGGGTGCCTGCAAGTGAAGCGCACAGCCTCAGCCTGCTCTGTACCAGCCTTAGCTCTTGCCAGGGGCACAACCTTCTGCGGACATGCAGAAATGCCAATTGATATAGGGAATTCCTGTAAGTATAAATGTGAACATGTGGAAATGAATTTTTTTGGTCCTTAATTACAGCAAACACACTGGGACAGGCTACTCAGGATGCAGTCAACCAGATTACAGATGCAAGCCAGAAAGGTAAGAGAAATGATGTTCAAATCAAGAAGTGATGGAGCAGCTCAACACAAGTGGGCAGTGCTCGTTCCTCTCTGTCCTGCCCATGCTGTCAGAATGAAAGCCCTTGGTTTCAGGGACAATTTTTGGTCTGTTACAAATCTCATGGGACAGAATTTGAGGATCTGTTCCTTAGTAGCTCCATACATTTACTGGCAGATATCCCATGATAGCTGACTCCTCCCTGGCCACCAACTCCCATGCATGCACACAGATTTTTGGCTTCCTTTATAGAAAACTTGTGGGAAGAGGGAAGAGCACGGACAGAATTTTGCTCTTCTTTCTTGAGGACTGAGTAACCCTGTGAGGGCAGGGGTGCGCCTGGGTCCAGCCCACACCTGCCCCCAGTACCTGCTGAGGCAGAGCTGGGGTCAAACAGTAATGATCCCACAGCTGGGAAGGTGCCATCAGGAATGCGTTGGTGTCTCATTTTTGGGGAATGAGAACATTATAAACTAAAAACTAAGCTCAGTCCtcattaattttaataattttctaaGAATTAGGGGAGAATTAGTGACTTCAGGGtctaaaatatttactgaaaGCCAAAATGCATTGACAGTATCTCCTTAGAGCAGATATCCTCTACAGCTCCATAATGCCACATCATTGCCACTTGTTAATGTTAGATGGGGAGGCAGCAAAATTGCCAAAATACAGCTGAGATCCCAGAGACGGGGAAGAGGCTGTGCCCCCTTTATGAGTGTCTCCTTCCTCCTGCTGAGACCCTGCTGCAGTTTCCCATCCTGGCTGACGTTTGGTCCTGCATAGGAGTGACCCTGTGCCCACAGCCCTCACGAGTGGTGCCTCAAATATACAACTGAGAAAGGAATCAAGGGGAAAGCAGCCTTCCCCTTCCCTATCACTTGATAAGGTTGTCTTTCCCAAACATCCCAGCATTCACATCACTTCTTGGCCCAAAGCACCCTCTTCCATCAGGCAGGCCACACCTAGACCAATATCCATCTGTTCCAGCTTTGTCCTGTCTTTCATCTCATACTTCTTCAGCTCAGCACCCAAAACTTCCATGTGACCCCTCCTATTTTGCAGCCTTTCCTAAATACATCCTCTCAAACCCAACTATAATCACCTGTGGAgaaccttttatttaaaaaaataatatgtatATAACCCTATGCTTTTATAATCTAATAACTTTCACACTTCCCTCTTCCATCATAAATATGAAACCATGTTGTGTTTTTGAAGCTTTTTGCTTATCTTTTGTCACTTTCTTGCAGCTATTGATAAGGCTTCCAAGGCAGCGCAGGATGGGGTAGAAAAAGCAACCGGACaagctgcagaagccatgtctggCTTTGGGAAAAAATGTGGATTTAAGAAATGATGATAATTTAAGCAAACAGTATTGCATGTAAAAATCTCTCTTTGGTCTGCAATTCCTTGCTCCTTTGTGTAGAAAAATGAAAGCTGTTTGAGACCTGGATAACTTCTTTCTCTCCAAATACAAAATTTTAAGGCAAAAGGCCCCTTTATTCTTCTTAAAGGAAAAAGTACATATTTTAGCCCATCTTGTAACATGTGTTCACAATCTTCAACATGGCTCTTAAGGCTTTAGCAATGCTATTGCCCTGCACTTACAACAGCACAATGGTTATTGCCACATGTACTAAGTGTATTTACAAACCAAATGAAACCGTTCATGttctgggacaccaggacattCATATGATGAAACTGAGTTTCCTTCCAGTAATCAGAAGTTAAGCTGCTGTTATATGTCAGTTGTTTGCTTTGTCccatttgctgtattttctgaTTTACATAAATAAAAGATATTGTAAGATTTCTACCACCCAGAAATGTATCTCCTGGTTATACACTATTGTTATTTTATTAGGCTTTCAGTGAAGTATCACATAAAGTCTTTTGCTTTCTGATGAAAAGCCCAGTGAGGTCAGTGTTCATCCTGTCAGGGAAGTGAGTACTGAATCATTTTGCAGCTTGGCAGACAGACAAATGCAAACCAACAGCCCCACACCGTGGAGGAGCCCTGTCATTCCTGTGAGTGACCGGCAGTTGTGGTGTCCACCCTCACCCTTTCTCTTGGCCATCTGTTGTCAGTCCAGATTTCTTTTTATCAACAACACATCTCCTGCTAAATCTGCTGGGGACAAAAATCGAACACTTTATCCCCATGCACGCTTGCAGCACTACTACTAAATCTGAAGGGAAGCACCAACGTGGGAGATGGCACCGTGATGCATCTCAGTAACCAGGCCTGAGAAATGGGCACTCTTCTTGCCTAGgagacagaaatatttatttgagattgctgcttgctgctgctgcacccagaCAGGTGCCCACATGGGGCTGCCTCTGTCAACAGAAGGCCCTGATACTCACTTATTCACAGTAAGTGCTCTTACCTTGGTCTTTGGGTGTTTCTCATTGCCAGACAATAGCTCTTttctattacctttttttttttttttttttttttactcttttttccttctggtttGAAGGCTTACCAGTCTGATTTCAGTAAAaatccaataaaaaaaaaaaagcacctggaATTAATGAATAAGGCAAGCCAGGCCAGCTTGAGATACTGCTGTCTCGCACCTCTTGACCAAGAGCTGTGGTTGACCAGGGGTTTTTGGAGTCTGGTCTTTGTGGATGCCGTCCTAGAAGAGACTGACTCACCGCTGAACCCAAAGAGCACTGCACTCTGCAGAATGACTGCATGGACTGAAAAGCCTTTATGGACTCAAAGGTAATAGACCATCTGTGAGTAAACATAGTCCAGGGCTTTGCACAGTGTCCCAATGCAATATTCACTGtcatttaaagcttttaaaacctAAATATTTACCCAAGTACAAGCTCACAGAAAGAGCCTTAGACTATTGCACTCCCAGTTACTGGGCAACCTTCAACAGTACTTAACTGTATCTGCTCTGGAGCTCTCTGTGTTTGGCTGTGCTGGCTGAGCTCAGGACGCGTGTGTGCTTGTGCCTTGGCAGCTCCAATCCGTGCTTTGAACCAGCTGTCCTGGCACCCACTTGCTGTGAGCAGCAGCCCTGGGCTGTGGCTGCATGACCAGCATGGGGCCATGTGGGTGCTCTCGTTAGCCCTGGTGCACGAACGTGTCACTGTGCCGGGGATGCCTGAGGAGAAGCAGAGGGGCAGCTTGTGTTATGACCTACACCTCTTCACTGGTCTTCTACAGTTTTAGTCTATATGTAGTATTAATATTATCATCATCGAAGTTTGGGTGGCAAATATCCTCAAAGCCAAGAGCTGACCTGCATAAAGTTGGTCTTGGGAACATCGTCACAGTGGTttcaaatttaataaaatatcaaaTTAATATTAAACACTTAAACCAATTAGTGGCTACATATCCAGTATTTTGAACTGTCATGGTGTTTGAAATGTTTTGGCTTACTGTACTTTTAAAGAAGATCACAGTAATAGACATGCAAACCTATCTGTAAGTTGCACAAAACACAGGGCTACAATTTAACTTGATTTTCTTAGCAAgctcacttttttctttctttttttttttttttttgaacgtCTAACCTTGATGCGAGTATTTTTGTTGTTACCAGTAAATCTCTGCTTTTTCAAATGCAATTGTTTCTTTTATCTGTAAGGCTTTCTGTAATGTGTTTGAAGTGCAAGGTATGCAGCCAATGGATGCTGATCTCCAGCTCCAGTATATATACATACGTATACAAATAACATAAATGTGTGATTATATATGGAtgtgcaagaaaaaaaacacaacagaccaaaacaaacaaacaaaaatcttggAGGAAGGTACTTAATACCTAATCAGGGTAATTTCAGTTTTAGAAAGTTAATTACAATTGTCCGTTGCTGGAATTTTCTCCTTTGCCTTAATTAAAGCAATTTTCAACCCACTACTGGTATCTGGAATTCTGGGAAATGctgttgctaaaaaaaaaaaaaaaaaaaacattatgcCAACTTAGAACAGAAGTGAATGGTAATGAGAAACCAACTGAGACACAAATAAGCCAGAAAGCTGCTCGCAAACGCCCGCTCCCGCCGCCATACCCGGCCTGCTCGTTACCGCGGCAACGCGGGCCGCTCTCTCCCcgacccctcagcctcctggccCAGCCCACAGGGAACGGATTGGGCCGCTGGCCAATGAGAGGGCGGCAGGCAGGCACGTGCTGCTCACACCAACCAATTCGCCGCCGGAACCTGCGCAGCGGGGCGGAGACAGGTCTCCGCGAGCCCTGCGGCTGTGGCGGGGCGGGAGTTCCCCAGTACCGGCGGGGTCCCGAACTCAGATACCTGGGGGAAGCTGGAAATCCtcctgctgggagctgcaggaggatAGAGCCTTAATGGTCACCTCAACAGCTCTGAGAGGCTGagggaaacaaaaaccaaacgaCGTTTTCATGAAAATTGTGACAGAGAAACTGTCAGAGAAATTGTTGATCTGCACGGTTTCCTCAGATAATGGCAGAGATTTTCGGATCACTCAATAGTTCTCCAAGGGCTGAACTGAGAAAGGAAATACGTCACTTCTCAGACTTTAATAGCTACTGCCAcctggtgaaaaagaaaaaatacattaaaaatactgaCTTGCTGTAAACAAAGAATAATGctaaagaaatgcagaaatacaggGCCACCCCCCCACTGAGCCACTGCTACTTCCAAGCTCTTTGGGCTGGGCCAAGGCCGCTTCGTTTTTTGTATTTGGGCCATTTCCATTAGTGTTTCTCAAGAAGTTCAGGTGAGCCAGCACAAGAGGATGTGATGTTTACCAAAAAAAGCTGGTTTTACCACTCACCTGTAATGATGGGTTTGAGTCTAAAGGTTGCACCACCTGGCCCTTGGGTAAAGAGGCTGTCGTCGTGAGAGACATCTGCATAAAACACTGGGCCGTTCATTTCTATCAGAAATAAACGCAGAAATCCTCCTCTCAAACCTGTTCCGTAGCAGAATGGAAATACTGGCAGGTAACTGTGGGACCTGTCTGACCACCAACTGATCCCAAAAAATGTTCTCTGGCCCTTGCTTATGCCCATTCTACAGAAATAAGCTTCTCCATTGCATACAGCAAATGTAATCAACAAACAGGACTCTTCATGTTCAGACCCTTTCGTCAGCAAGAATAAGGGCCCTTCTTGTATATGGctcatgcaagagctgcagctctgaCGACACAAACACAGGTCTATTTAGACAGTAAGTCTCAAAGAGAATATTTTAAGACAAAACGACACTTACCTTTTTGTCAGTTTCAGAGCACTTCACATGGGTGCTTCATATTTCCTTGTAAAAGAGGAAAGCAGACACTGGGAGGCTGGGTCCAGTCAGTATGGAAATTTAAATGGGTAAAAATGATTTAAATCCAGTTAAATAACCAGCTCATTACCATGTGAATGAAGACTATGTTTTGACAGAGTAGTATTTGATATTTTCATTATCCTATTCCAGTTTTTGGGTGTCTTCAACACCATGTTTGCTTTTGTCTCTAACTCTAGATGGCTCAAGGACGGGGAAATGGGTTAAATTGATC
The sequence above is drawn from the Patagioenas fasciata isolate bPatFas1 chromosome 8, bPatFas1.hap1, whole genome shotgun sequence genome and encodes:
- the ADIRF gene encoding adipogenesis regulatory factor, whose protein sequence is MSGKNFQGLKEQAEGAAKDAANTLGQATQDAVNQITDASQKAIDKASKAAQDGVEKATGQAAEAMSGFGKKCGFKK